Proteins encoded together in one Orrella marina window:
- a CDS encoding Bug family tripartite tricarboxylate transporter substrate binding protein, whose translation MKLIKLAKGAFATICLTTLMSSAFAYPDRPVKIVIGYPPGGTLDTPSRILAKELSNLSGQSFVIENKPGASATIAGNTVATAEPDGYTLLVSSSAVSSARALLKQIPFDPVDSFEHIGMFTTLPTLIVARADFPANSLQEVIEMAKQKPGELTYASPGVGTGAHMAGQVLNKYADVNIQHIPFKGSAQSLNNLIGGHVDLLFGGLSSLKGALDSKQIKVFAVTNAEPSPDLVDAPTIAQALPGIEIPREYQFTSWLGLSAPAGTPDEVVEKLAELLEQALQNPSLRQELIGVGVNPNYVGREDKVQHIQTEVPAYARIVEEIGITN comes from the coding sequence ATGAAACTGATCAAACTTGCAAAAGGTGCCTTCGCCACGATTTGCCTCACCACACTGATGTCGTCGGCGTTCGCCTACCCGGATCGACCGGTCAAGATCGTGATTGGATACCCACCTGGCGGCACGCTTGATACGCCTTCCCGCATTCTTGCCAAGGAACTCTCCAACCTGTCGGGTCAATCATTCGTCATCGAGAACAAACCCGGCGCAAGCGCGACCATTGCTGGCAACACCGTTGCCACCGCAGAGCCAGATGGCTACACCCTTCTCGTGAGTTCCTCCGCCGTCTCGTCGGCCAGAGCACTGCTCAAGCAGATTCCGTTTGACCCTGTCGACTCGTTTGAGCATATTGGCATGTTTACCACCTTGCCAACCCTGATTGTGGCGCGCGCCGACTTTCCGGCCAACTCCCTGCAGGAAGTCATCGAGATGGCCAAACAAAAACCGGGTGAGCTCACCTATGCTTCGCCAGGCGTTGGAACGGGTGCCCACATGGCTGGACAGGTCCTGAACAAATACGCCGACGTCAACATCCAGCACATTCCTTTTAAAGGCTCTGCGCAGTCCCTGAACAATCTGATAGGCGGACACGTTGATCTGCTGTTTGGCGGACTGTCTTCTCTTAAAGGTGCACTCGACAGCAAACAGATCAAGGTTTTTGCGGTGACCAATGCAGAGCCCTCACCAGATCTGGTCGATGCGCCAACCATTGCACAGGCACTGCCGGGCATCGAGATCCCCAGGGAGTACCAATTCACATCGTGGCTCGGACTGTCTGCACCAGCGGGCACGCCAGACGAGGTCGTGGAAAAACTGGCCGAGCTCCTGGAACAGGCGCTTCAGAACCCGTCACTGCGTCAGGAGCTCATCGGTGTGGGCGTCAACCCCAACTATGTCGGGCGTGAAGACAAAGTTCAGCACATTCAAACTGAAGTTCCCGCTTATGCCCGGATCGTCGAGGAGATTGGCATCACGAACTGA
- a CDS encoding PACE efflux transporter has protein sequence MMLSPLARRITYVLLFETFAIASATLLLMSLSGGEVHGSLPVAAASSLAAVVWNFIYNTLFEQWETRRKIRTRSTALRVVHAMGFEVGLVVILIPLFMWWYQVGPLQALKMEVALLVFFLVFTFVFTWIFDRIVPIRREA, from the coding sequence ATGATGCTCTCTCCACTCGCTCGCCGGATCACCTACGTTCTGCTCTTCGAAACTTTCGCAATCGCATCGGCGACATTGCTCCTCATGAGTTTGAGCGGAGGCGAGGTACACGGATCGTTACCAGTGGCTGCAGCGAGCTCTCTCGCCGCAGTGGTCTGGAACTTTATCTACAACACACTCTTCGAGCAATGGGAGACGCGACGTAAGATACGGACTCGATCCACGGCCCTGCGCGTTGTCCATGCGATGGGATTCGAAGTCGGACTGGTGGTTATTTTGATCCCGCTATTCATGTGGTGGTACCAGGTGGGGCCACTTCAAGCGCTTAAGATGGAAGTGGCGCTATTGGTGTTCTTTCTGGTTTTCACGTTTGTGTTTACGTGGATTTTTGATCGCATCGTACCGATCAGACGCGAGGCATGA
- a CDS encoding zinc ribbon domain-containing protein has protein sequence MKQFKSLHEAAEYATSLAGQWSFANSDAAYAPEGLLVLAQTSDAEDPIDEDSVYVVSDGGSIGLCEDEEDIDWLFIADQEKDLALPDTFASGGTRRICNQCGQEVEADAHFCDQCGASLN, from the coding sequence ATGAAACAGTTTAAATCTCTGCATGAGGCTGCAGAATATGCCACAAGCCTTGCAGGTCAGTGGTCTTTTGCCAATTCTGATGCCGCGTATGCCCCAGAGGGTTTGTTAGTACTGGCGCAAACCAGCGATGCTGAAGACCCGATTGATGAAGACAGCGTCTACGTTGTATCTGATGGGGGCTCGATTGGTCTATGCGAAGACGAAGAAGATATCGACTGGCTGTTCATCGCCGATCAAGAAAAGGATCTGGCTCTACCTGACACGTTTGCTAGTGGCGGCACTCGGCGAATTTGCAATCAATGCGGGCAAGAAGTTGAGGCGGACGCCCACTTTTGCGACCAGTGCGGAGCAAGCCTGAACTGA
- a CDS encoding enoyl-CoA hydratase/isomerase family protein, which translates to MTTPAIRPDVQSETNCQTVLLNFDGYVATITLNRPDRLNAITPEMDEALRRAFETAFAHSPCRAIVLTGAGRGFCSGAERGSPSKGPPSHWQPIPASLDQFRFNYLIESPVPVIAAINGAAIGVGLVLACYCDIRLAVQDVKLGLPYSRLGLVAEYGIAKVLSDLVGQSRARELLLSGRQFKAQEAQEMGLVSHIAPAETFDQMVKEYVTSLAYECSPVAMRAIRRQLHAATHQDLLACAAMAGSELEAIRKTNDYTEALNARRDKRPPMFTGT; encoded by the coding sequence ATGACAACTCCTGCAATCCGGCCTGATGTGCAGTCAGAAACCAACTGCCAAACAGTCCTGCTGAATTTCGATGGGTACGTCGCCACCATCACCCTGAACAGGCCAGACCGTCTGAATGCGATCACGCCTGAAATGGATGAAGCTTTACGCCGGGCCTTCGAAACAGCTTTCGCTCATTCACCCTGTCGTGCAATTGTTCTGACTGGGGCCGGACGGGGGTTTTGTTCGGGAGCCGAACGGGGCTCACCGTCCAAGGGACCGCCCAGCCACTGGCAACCCATTCCAGCCTCGCTTGACCAGTTCAGGTTCAACTACCTGATCGAATCACCTGTTCCGGTCATCGCAGCGATCAACGGTGCTGCGATTGGCGTAGGCCTGGTGCTTGCCTGTTACTGCGATATCCGGCTCGCTGTCCAGGATGTAAAACTGGGATTGCCCTACTCCCGTCTGGGGCTGGTGGCTGAGTATGGGATTGCCAAGGTGCTCTCTGATCTGGTCGGTCAATCGAGGGCCAGGGAACTGCTGCTATCGGGCCGCCAGTTCAAAGCCCAGGAGGCGCAGGAGATGGGTTTGGTCAGCCACATCGCACCTGCAGAAACGTTCGATCAGATGGTGAAAGAGTACGTCACATCGCTGGCCTACGAATGTTCCCCAGTCGCGATGCGTGCGATTCGAAGGCAGCTTCATGCGGCAACGCATCAGGACTTGCTGGCGTGTGCGGCGATGGCAGGCAGTGAGCTCGAGGCGATCAGAAAAACAAATGATTACACGGAGGCGTTAAACGCCCGGCGCGATAAGCGCCCACCGATGTTCACTGGCACCTGA
- a CDS encoding CcdB family protein, with translation MGLERYNVYPNPSGPGYLLNVQADIMQPFNTRVVVPLLSRDDAPKPAATLNPLFDIDGVEHVMVTQYMAAVPAKELKNPVSSLQHRHDVIVGAIDFLFHGF, from the coding sequence ATGGGTCTGGAACGCTACAACGTTTACCCCAACCCGTCAGGTCCAGGGTATTTACTGAATGTACAGGCTGACATCATGCAGCCTTTCAACACGCGTGTTGTGGTGCCCTTGCTGTCACGGGACGACGCTCCCAAGCCCGCGGCCACACTGAACCCTTTGTTCGACATTGACGGTGTCGAGCATGTCATGGTGACCCAATACATGGCTGCGGTTCCGGCTAAAGAGCTCAAGAACCCGGTATCCAGCCTTCAGCATCGCCACGATGTCATCGTGGGGGCTATCGACTTCTTGTTTCATGGTTTTTAG
- a CDS encoding type II toxin-antitoxin system HipA family toxin — protein MRSLNIFVNKRHVATLHEEAATSGRPGYRLLYEDHVRPDEHISLTLPVSKKAYFFDDMPFCLKQNFPEGERLQKFLELRRYVDVSDDFGILSIIGQNMVGRVSVSPGKEPPNATTPIIALDEITKSGREHFERILLDYGSGQGVSGVQKKILAQTDPRAGKRDFSKRDPRTVLSEKFIIKGFVEEDFPALAENEFWTMRASQRSVINTANTHLSQDLSVIAVERFDTLPDSDNRLCLDEAGALMGFSNDQKYLASYEVVADAIYRFCGNKKADGLAFFSQLAFMVATQNGDAHLKNFAILSDGKAQPRLSPAYDLVSTCAYVDYGKGEFENPALTLDNERWEKHWWSLDALFQFGRYALELDEADMESVVGAIGKGLTDTVYEMQKAAKSPSFRDLIMPKMVEQWLNPFSGATHLPPGCVEK, from the coding sequence ATGCGCTCATTAAACATCTTCGTGAACAAAAGACATGTTGCGACCCTTCACGAGGAGGCGGCAACATCGGGCCGACCAGGCTATCGGTTGCTCTACGAAGATCATGTCAGACCCGATGAACACATTTCTCTAACCTTGCCGGTCTCTAAAAAGGCTTATTTTTTTGATGATATGCCATTTTGCCTGAAACAGAATTTCCCTGAGGGTGAGCGGCTCCAGAAGTTCCTTGAGTTGCGACGCTACGTTGATGTTTCTGACGATTTTGGCATTTTGTCCATCATCGGGCAAAACATGGTGGGCCGAGTCAGCGTGTCGCCAGGCAAAGAACCTCCCAACGCAACAACACCGATTATCGCGCTTGATGAGATCACAAAAAGCGGACGCGAACATTTTGAGAGGATTTTGCTTGATTATGGATCAGGACAGGGTGTTTCTGGCGTTCAGAAAAAAATCCTGGCACAGACCGATCCGCGAGCAGGAAAAAGAGATTTCAGCAAGCGTGATCCACGTACTGTTCTTAGCGAAAAATTCATTATCAAGGGGTTTGTTGAAGAAGACTTTCCTGCGTTGGCCGAAAATGAATTCTGGACAATGCGCGCTTCACAACGATCCGTTATCAACACGGCAAACACCCACCTTTCGCAAGACTTATCCGTCATCGCGGTGGAGCGCTTTGATACTCTGCCAGATAGCGACAACCGTCTTTGCCTTGATGAGGCCGGGGCTCTCATGGGATTTTCCAATGATCAGAAATACCTGGCGAGTTATGAGGTTGTTGCAGATGCGATTTACCGTTTTTGTGGTAACAAAAAGGCTGATGGTCTGGCGTTTTTCTCCCAGCTGGCTTTCATGGTCGCAACACAAAATGGAGATGCGCACCTAAAGAATTTCGCCATCCTGAGTGACGGGAAAGCGCAGCCTCGACTTTCACCCGCTTATGATCTTGTTTCAACGTGCGCCTATGTTGATTATGGCAAGGGGGAATTTGAAAATCCAGCGCTAACGCTGGACAACGAAAGGTGGGAAAAGCACTGGTGGAGCCTGGACGCTCTTTTCCAGTTTGGCAGGTATGCGCTAGAGCTGGATGAGGCGGATATGGAGTCGGTGGTTGGCGCCATTGGAAAAGGCTTGACGGACACTGTGTATGAAATGCAAAAGGCAGCTAAAAGCCCCTCATTTCGAGACCTAATCATGCCCAAGATGGTTGAACAATGGCTCAACCCTTTTAGTGGCGCAACACACCTTCCTCCAGGCTGCGTTGAAAAGTAA
- a CDS encoding type II toxin-antitoxin system CcdA family antitoxin encodes MLTASPARSATKRATKRATNVSLAEDILTQAKALNINISQAAEAGIAQAISRKRAERWLAENHEAIESSNAFVEKHGLPLANYRMF; translated from the coding sequence ATGCTCACCGCAAGCCCAGCACGCAGCGCCACCAAGCGCGCCACCAAGCGCGCCACAAACGTCTCGTTGGCCGAAGACATCCTGACCCAGGCCAAGGCCCTGAACATCAATATTTCTCAGGCCGCCGAAGCGGGAATTGCGCAGGCTATTTCACGCAAGCGCGCAGAGCGTTGGCTTGCCGAAAACCATGAGGCGATTGAAAGCTCTAATGCGTTCGTTGAAAAGCACGGGTTGCCACTGGCTAATTACAGGATGTTCTGA
- a CDS encoding bifunctional diguanylate cyclase/phosphodiesterase, translating into MKRGMLTALSSEAKLLRLANALIRSGYEDFFQTLVNELALVLDVDYVMIAAVPEASHQATTLAVSFRGESADNILYDLHGTPCETVPERELCQYPESVSTQFPDDKMLQDFGIQSYCGMPVLTSSCEKLGILIALAKRPVKLGEADQEIMRIAAAQIGANMELARNQHRIQSLIFEDAVTGLANRRRILDWLDETPGVQSVILLDIKRFKDINDLHGHLIGDAVLYAVGERLKSRVSGLGFLGRLSSDEYVIIPFDEWSGTVLDQARQIQQWFEPSILSGSAKFQIGITIGAATASQLDGQRFRSVGYELLRRAGVSLAEAKALGQSVLVFESSMVDSRQYRKRMFDRLSDVLREGGLSLHYQPQIDLRTGELVGAEVLCRWHDAEMGWVPPGQFIRLAEERGLIIELGDWVLRESCRQLHEWDASGTSLPGKLCINISTIQLESRGFAERVLTILAGRDPSGVVFELTETAMMRAPEISIRQMERIRASGFSWAIDDFGTGYSSLAFLTRVHAQFLKIDKSFVSRVPNSRNDETVIRTIVAMAESLGMNVIAEGVETQEQLAFLKSIDCCYAQGYHLGHPLDPVSFKQKWLA; encoded by the coding sequence ATGAAACGCGGTATGCTGACTGCTCTGAGCTCTGAAGCCAAACTTTTGCGACTCGCGAACGCTTTGATTCGCAGTGGCTATGAGGATTTCTTTCAGACGCTTGTGAACGAGCTGGCACTGGTTCTGGATGTCGATTACGTCATGATTGCTGCCGTCCCGGAAGCGAGCCATCAGGCCACGACGCTTGCGGTGTCGTTTCGCGGGGAGTCCGCTGACAACATCCTCTACGACCTTCACGGCACGCCATGCGAAACAGTTCCAGAGCGCGAACTGTGTCAGTACCCGGAAAGCGTCTCGACGCAGTTTCCAGACGACAAGATGTTGCAGGATTTCGGCATTCAGAGCTATTGCGGGATGCCGGTCCTGACATCTTCGTGTGAGAAGCTTGGGATCCTCATCGCTTTGGCAAAGCGCCCGGTCAAGCTCGGTGAGGCTGACCAGGAGATCATGCGGATTGCAGCGGCCCAGATCGGGGCCAACATGGAGTTGGCACGAAACCAGCATCGGATCCAGTCACTCATTTTTGAGGATGCAGTGACAGGACTCGCCAACCGACGCAGAATTCTTGACTGGCTCGATGAAACGCCAGGTGTTCAATCAGTCATTCTTCTGGATATAAAGCGCTTCAAGGACATCAACGATCTACATGGCCATCTGATTGGAGATGCGGTTCTGTATGCCGTCGGTGAGCGCCTGAAATCACGTGTGTCAGGACTGGGTTTTCTGGGGCGACTATCGAGCGACGAGTACGTCATCATTCCGTTTGACGAATGGTCGGGAACCGTGCTCGACCAGGCCCGGCAGATCCAGCAGTGGTTTGAGCCGTCCATTCTTTCCGGTTCGGCAAAGTTTCAAATCGGCATCACAATCGGCGCGGCAACTGCGAGTCAGCTCGATGGCCAGCGGTTTCGGTCCGTTGGTTACGAACTGCTTCGCCGTGCTGGTGTCAGTCTGGCAGAAGCCAAGGCGCTCGGCCAGTCGGTGCTGGTGTTTGAATCGAGCATGGTGGACTCCCGGCAGTATCGAAAGCGCATGTTTGACCGGCTGTCCGATGTATTGCGTGAAGGCGGTCTCTCGCTGCACTACCAGCCCCAGATTGACCTTCGAACCGGAGAGCTGGTGGGTGCCGAAGTGCTTTGTCGATGGCATGATGCAGAGATGGGATGGGTGCCGCCCGGTCAGTTCATCCGGCTGGCGGAGGAACGAGGACTCATTATCGAACTGGGTGACTGGGTTCTGAGGGAGTCCTGCCGCCAACTCCACGAATGGGATGCCAGCGGGACTTCGTTGCCTGGCAAGCTTTGCATCAATATATCCACCATACAGTTGGAGAGCAGGGGCTTTGCGGAGCGTGTCTTGACGATTCTGGCCGGCCGCGATCCATCTGGTGTCGTGTTCGAACTCACTGAAACGGCAATGATGCGCGCGCCTGAGATCAGCATCCGCCAGATGGAGCGAATCCGGGCGAGTGGTTTTTCCTGGGCCATTGATGACTTCGGGACAGGTTACTCGTCACTTGCCTTTCTGACCCGTGTGCACGCGCAGTTTCTTAAAATCGACAAGTCGTTCGTCTCAAGGGTGCCAAACAGCCGCAACGACGAGACGGTGATCCGCACGATTGTGGCGATGGCCGAGTCGCTGGGTATGAATGTCATCGCCGAAGGCGTGGAAACGCAAGAGCAACTGGCATTTCTCAAGAGCATTGACTGTTGTTACGCCCAGGGCTACCACCTCGGCCATCCACTGGATCCAGTGAGTTTCAAGCAGAAGTGGCTCGCGTGA
- a CDS encoding TetR/AcrR family transcriptional regulator, translating to MTFGSLAKAASLSKASVQAVFGTRETMIEALLTRWMAREAETYQAILGNESSPGARLKAHLKSTQTEETHVSRTASALLATLASSGNASKEIQNWYRVRMDGLDANDRESRQRRLAFLAGEGAFFLRNLVGLEIDDEKWASIFRDIDEMVG from the coding sequence TTGACATTTGGCTCACTGGCGAAAGCGGCCTCCTTGTCAAAGGCGAGTGTACAAGCGGTGTTTGGAACCCGCGAGACAATGATTGAGGCACTTCTGACCAGGTGGATGGCTCGCGAAGCCGAGACGTATCAGGCCATTCTGGGTAATGAAAGCTCTCCTGGTGCCCGGTTGAAAGCTCACCTCAAGTCCACACAAACAGAAGAGACTCATGTCAGCCGGACCGCTTCCGCGCTGCTCGCCACTCTGGCAAGCAGCGGCAATGCGAGCAAAGAGATTCAAAACTGGTACCGGGTTCGCATGGACGGTCTGGACGCAAATGATCGGGAAAGCCGGCAGCGCCGACTAGCCTTTCTGGCAGGAGAGGGAGCATTTTTTCTGCGAAACCTCGTTGGTTTGGAGATCGACGACGAAAAATGGGCTTCAATTTTTCGAGACATTGACGAGATGGTGGGTTGA
- a CDS encoding zinc ribbon domain-containing protein codes for MVKPKSKTIPWPILGIVYACLLFAMYISLSTLVLGFWGQTTVGTIDSYESRLDNRNAGENRSRTVSKGYHFTVNGKGYRGYVIYLSDESWPRLSAGETRTERISYLPVFPYINKPGALVEFSKMGELAIAYHFLAPFGYLFLLLLVSRTVIRQRKKSQRLSDQSVKKPMAASKATEITCSACGRKLPGDAQFCSGCGASTKRPDDHSCHSCG; via the coding sequence ATGGTAAAGCCAAAAAGCAAAACAATCCCCTGGCCCATACTGGGCATCGTCTATGCCTGCTTGCTATTTGCCATGTATATCAGCCTCAGTACGCTTGTATTGGGGTTTTGGGGGCAGACGACGGTGGGCACAATAGACAGCTATGAGAGCCGCCTTGACAACCGAAATGCGGGTGAAAACCGTTCTCGCACCGTGTCGAAGGGTTACCACTTCACGGTCAACGGGAAGGGTTACCGTGGTTACGTTATTTATCTCAGCGATGAGTCATGGCCACGTCTTTCAGCTGGTGAAACGCGTACCGAACGCATCAGTTATCTGCCCGTTTTTCCCTACATCAACAAACCCGGTGCCCTGGTCGAGTTCAGCAAAATGGGCGAATTGGCCATTGCTTACCATTTTCTAGCTCCGTTTGGTTATCTGTTTTTGCTGCTGCTGGTCAGCCGTACGGTCATACGTCAACGGAAAAAGTCTCAACGCTTGTCAGATCAGAGCGTCAAGAAACCTATGGCTGCATCCAAAGCCACTGAAATAACGTGTTCAGCGTGCGGCAGAAAACTGCCAGGTGACGCGCAGTTTTGTTCGGGATGTGGTGCTTCGACGAAGCGGCCAGACGATCACTCGTGCCACTCATGCGGTTGA
- a CDS encoding CaiB/BaiF CoA transferase family protein, which translates to MTSPQYPLEGITVLDLGQVYQGPYCGFLLAMAGARVIKIEPPHGDSVRSRAENTNGNSLAFSMLNSNKEGIVLDLKTGTGRELLLRLVEKADVLVQNFAPGVMDKLGVGYDVLKERNNRLIYASGSGYGSSGPYRDYLAMDLTVQAIGGIMSVTGFEDGPPVKAGAAVSDFLGGSHLYGAIMTALFHRERTGEGSAVETAMFDMCYHPLASNLSMTHLQGRLIPRTGNRHGGLSVVPYNVYPAKDGYIAIICVKDAHWKALCRTMGREELATDPRYAINKERAARIDEVDKIISEWSGTLEKEEIFTLSQKEKFPAAPVRDLYELSSDPHLHERGALQNFDHPILGPIVLPHSPIRFTHLALKELRVNPNLGEHTQAVLEDLLNIDEDQMRQYRHDGAFGS; encoded by the coding sequence ATGACATCACCTCAATATCCCCTGGAGGGAATCACAGTCCTTGATCTTGGCCAGGTTTACCAAGGGCCTTACTGTGGATTTCTGCTGGCCATGGCCGGGGCGCGAGTCATCAAGATCGAGCCGCCCCATGGCGACTCGGTCAGATCGCGTGCAGAGAATACCAACGGGAATTCGCTTGCATTCTCGATGCTCAACTCGAACAAGGAGGGCATCGTACTTGACCTTAAAACCGGGACTGGCCGCGAACTGCTCCTGCGTCTGGTCGAGAAGGCCGATGTTCTGGTACAGAATTTTGCACCAGGGGTCATGGACAAACTCGGCGTGGGCTACGACGTTCTGAAGGAGCGCAACAACCGACTCATTTACGCCTCCGGCAGCGGGTACGGATCGAGCGGGCCTTACCGGGACTATCTGGCCATGGATCTGACCGTACAGGCGATCGGTGGCATCATGTCTGTGACCGGATTTGAAGACGGACCGCCGGTCAAGGCGGGTGCCGCTGTCAGTGACTTTCTCGGAGGGTCACATTTGTATGGCGCCATCATGACGGCGTTGTTCCACCGCGAGCGTACTGGCGAAGGGTCAGCCGTGGAAACCGCCATGTTTGACATGTGCTATCACCCCTTGGCCTCGAACCTGTCGATGACTCATCTTCAAGGAAGACTGATCCCCCGGACCGGCAATCGCCATGGCGGCCTGTCTGTTGTTCCGTACAACGTATATCCCGCCAAAGACGGCTACATCGCCATCATCTGCGTCAAGGATGCGCACTGGAAGGCACTCTGTCGAACCATGGGCAGAGAAGAACTGGCAACCGATCCAAGATATGCCATCAACAAAGAGCGTGCGGCACGAATCGATGAGGTCGACAAGATCATTTCAGAGTGGTCGGGCACACTTGAAAAGGAAGAGATTTTTACACTCTCGCAGAAAGAAAAATTTCCTGCAGCACCAGTACGCGACTTGTACGAACTCAGTTCGGATCCTCACCTTCACGAACGCGGCGCCTTGCAGAATTTCGACCACCCCATTCTGGGTCCGATCGTTCTGCCGCACTCACCCATCCGTTTTACGCACCTTGCGCTCAAAGAGTTACGAGTCAACCCCAACCTTGGAGAACACACGCAAGCAGTGCTGGAGGATCTCCTGAATATCGATGAGGACCAGATGCGCCAATACCGGCACGATGGAGCCTTCGGTAGCTAG
- a CDS encoding IS3 family transposase (programmed frameshift), with translation MARYGQAFKDKAVARLLPPESASLEKVSRELSISVQTLERWRAQALTMPARERAWSAAARFEAVLVTAAMDEAGKNAWCREKGIYPQELDQWRQTATQSLADPQDQASANGQRSKVDRKRIRELERDLNRKDKALAETAALLVLSKKLFGDLSKGQGRGRMIALKDRQTLVQHIDTAHQQGARLDRACSLAGLTIRTLQRWKRDQDKLTVGDRRPLAARPTPAHALTPQERQRILDVANESRFADCPPARIVPMLADEGVYIGSEATISRVLRQHGQTTHRGRTRPPQPSRRPTTHVATGPGQVYCWDMTYLPTHVQGHWFYMYLILDLYSRKIIGWEVHEKDDSTHAVALLKRTALAEGVHAMADKPVMHGDNGSTLKATSVLAMLHWLGIEPSYSRPRVSDDNAFAESLFKTAKYRPEFPAHGFKSLEAARQWGATFVHWYNHEHRHSGIQHVTPDQRHRGEDIKILDARHALYQQQKRKNPARWSGQTRNWSPVGAVTLNPEREEAVKAEIQIKDKKRFVA, from the exons TTGGCCAGATACGGACAAGCATTTAAAGACAAAGCAGTGGCACGGTTGTTGCCTCCCGAGAGCGCTTCGCTGGAAAAGGTTTCTCGTGAGTTGAGTATTTCTGTTCAAACCCTTGAGCGCTGGCGTGCGCAAGCTTTGACCATGCCCGCTCGCGAGCGGGCATGGTCAGCGGCGGCTCGATTCGAGGCGGTGCTCGTCACCGCAGCCATGGACGAGGCAGGCAAGAATGCGTGGTGCCGGGAGAAAGGCATCTACCCCCAGGAGCTTGATCAATGGCGACAGACAGCGACCCAGTCGCTGGCCGATCCGCAGGATCAGGCGAGTGCCAATGGCCAGCGATCCAAGGTCGATCGCAAGCGGATCCGGGAGCTCGAGCGCGATCTCAATCGCAAGGACAAAGCACTGGCAGAAACCGCCGCCTTGCTGGTGCTTTCAAAAAAGCTCT TCGGCGATCTTTCCAAAGGACAGGGGCGAGGACGAATGATTGCCCTGAAAGATCGCCAGACACTTGTCCAGCACATTGATACAGCCCATCAGCAAGGGGCCAGGCTTGACCGTGCCTGTTCACTGGCGGGTCTGACCATCCGGACGCTTCAGCGATGGAAACGTGATCAAGACAAACTCACGGTGGGTGATCGTCGCCCGCTTGCTGCCCGACCAACCCCGGCCCATGCACTGACACCGCAGGAACGTCAGCGGATTCTGGACGTGGCCAATGAAAGCCGGTTTGCTGACTGTCCGCCTGCGCGCATCGTGCCGATGCTGGCTGACGAAGGCGTTTATATCGGCTCTGAGGCTACGATCTCTCGCGTACTCAGGCAGCACGGGCAGACCACTCACAGAGGCCGTACACGCCCGCCACAGCCCTCCAGAAGACCCACCACGCACGTGGCCACGGGACCGGGTCAGGTCTACTGCTGGGACATGACTTATCTGCCTACGCACGTGCAAGGACACTGGTTCTACATGTATCTCATTCTGGATCTGTACAGTCGAAAGATCATCGGGTGGGAGGTGCATGAAAAGGATGATTCAACTCATGCTGTCGCCTTGCTCAAGCGCACGGCGCTGGCTGAAGGGGTGCATGCCATGGCCGACAAGCCCGTCATGCATGGTGACAATGGCAGCACACTGAAAGCCACTTCGGTGCTGGCCATGCTGCACTGGCTTGGTATCGAGCCGTCGTACTCGCGCCCAAGGGTGTCCGATGACAACGCGTTCGCCGAATCGCTGTTTAAAACAGCCAAGTACCGACCCGAGTTTCCGGCCCATGGATTCAAGTCGCTGGAAGCTGCACGTCAGTGGGGGGCGACGTTCGTGCATTGGTACAACCATGAGCACCGCCACAGTGGCATCCAGCACGTCACGCCGGATCAACGGCATCGTGGTGAAGACATCAAGATTCTGGATGCCCGCCATGCGCTGTACCAACAACAGAAACGGAAGAATCCGGCCCGTTGGTCAGGACAAACCAGGAACTGGTCGCCGGTCGGTGCAGTCACCCTGAACCCGGAACGAGAGGAGGCGGTGAAAGCCGAGATTCAGATCAAAGATAAAAAGCGATTTGTTGCATGA